The stretch of DNA CGTTCTCGGAGGACTGATAGGGTATCTAATCGGATTCAGCTTCTTCGAGCTCATCGCAGAACCGATCATCAACTTTTACAGATATCAGAATGTCTACGCTAGAATCAGCGAACTTTACAACAGGTACAATGCCTGGGTGGTGGGGATTGCAGGATTCACTCCGATCCCTTACAAGATCTTCACCATCGCCGGCGGTGCCTGCAAGATCAATCTCGTCGTCTTCACGCTCGCGTCAATAATCAGTCGCTCTGCGAGGTTCTACCTCGTCTCCTTCCTGCTCTGGAGATTCGGTTCTCCTATTAGAAACTTCATTGAAA from Acidobacteriota bacterium encodes:
- a CDS encoding YqaA family protein, whose translation is MRLHRYLYDWVLHWSRTPYGSLALFLIAVAESSFFPIPPDVLLIALCLATPLRSFSFALICSIGSVLGGLIGYLIGFSFFELIAEPIINFYRYQNVYARISELYNRYNAWVVGIAGFTPIPYKIFTIAGGACKINLVVFTLASIISRSARFYLVSFLLWRFGSPIRNFIEKYLGWLSILFVFILVLSFILLRYLL